A window of Calliopsis andreniformis isolate RMS-2024a chromosome 3, iyCalAndr_principal, whole genome shotgun sequence contains these coding sequences:
- the LOC143188772 gene encoding octopamine receptor beta-2R isoform X1 codes for MTTIGSTSEPTEVSSVDVTTLLNAISTEENQFVNSTYSNEQKWSVPATIAKGCLLGSIIVTAVFGNLLVMVSVMRHRKLRIITNYFVVSLALADMLVAMFAMTFNASVQITGRWLFGYFMCDVWNSLDVYFSTSSILHLMCISVDRYWAIVKPLKYPIIMTRRLAAYMLLACWIMPAFISFMPIFMGWYTTAENSIHRRKHPELCEFKVNKVYAIFSSSISFWIPCTIMTLTYFAVFKEANRQEKQMHSRMGNVMLLSHRPSKDLNNLNGELNSAGSSKTLTLNEISTDHLHTPTKDKNIMKMKREHKAARTLGIIMGTFIICWLPFFLWYVITTLCGESCPCPDIVIALLFWIGYTNSALNPLIYAYFNRDFREAFKNTLQCAFCSLCRREPSDLEALDFRRPSLRYDDRTKTIYSETYVKHIDRRRSSEFGSSL; via the exons ATGACGACGATTGGAAGCACCTCCGAGCCGACGGAGGTGTCCTCGGTAGACGTGACGACCCTGCTGAACGCCATCTCGACCGAGGAAAATCAATTCGTGAACAGTACCTACTCGAACGAGCAAAAGTGGTCGGTACCCGCGACTATCGCGAAAGGTTGCCTCCTAGGCTCCATCATAGTAACAGCCGTATTCGGCAACTTGCTGGTGATGGTGTCTGTGATGCGACACAGGAAGCTGCGCATCATTACCAACTATTTCGTCGTGTCGCTGGCCCTGGCCGACATGCTGGTCGCGATGTTCGCGATGACGTTCAACGCGAGTGTCCAGATAACCGGCAGGTGGCTGTTCGGTTACTTCATGTGCGACGTGTGGAATTCGCTGGACGTGTACTTCAGCACCAGTTCCATTCTTCATCTGATGTGTATTTCAGTGGATCGCTACTGGGCTATAGTAAAGCCGCTTAAATACCCTATAATCATGACCAGAAGGCTGGCAGCGTACATGCTGCTCGCCTGTTGGATCATGCCAGCTTTCATTTCATTCATGCCAATCTTTATGGGCTGGTATACCACAGCCGAAAACAGCATCCATAGGCGCAAGCATCCCGAACTCTGTGAGTTCAAAGTGAACAAGGTGTACGCGATATTCTCGTCCAGCATCTCGTTTTGGATACCCTGCACGATCATGACGCTCACGTACTTCGCGGTTTTCAAGGAGGCCAATAGGCAGGAGAAGCAGATGCACAGTAGAATGGGCAACGTGATGCTGCTTAGTCATAGGCCCAGCAAGGATCTGAATAACCTAAACGGAGAGCTGAACAGTGCTGGCTCCTCGAAGACTTTAACATTGAACGAGATCAGCACTGATCATTTGCACACGCCCACCAAGGACAAGAATATAATGAAGATGAAGAGAGAGCACAAGGCTGCGAGGACATTAGGCATCATCATGGGTACCTTCATAATCTGCTGGTTGCCGTTCTTCTTGTG GTATGTCATCACAACTCTCTGTGGTGAGTCTTGCCCGTGTCCCGACATCGTGATCGCGCTCCTATTCTGGATCGGGTACACGAATTCGGCGTTAAATCCGCTGATCTACGCGTACTTCAACCGCGACTTCCGAGAAGCCTTCAAGAACACGCTGCAGTGTGCTTTCTGCTCGCTCTGCAGACGAGAGCCGTCCGACCTCGAGGCGCTCGATTTCCGTCGGCCGTCCCTAAG GTACGACGACCGAACTAAAACCATTTACTCCGAAACATACGTGAAGCACATCGATCGACGAAGATCGAGCGAGTTCGGTAGCAGTCTTTGA
- the LOC143188772 gene encoding octopamine receptor beta-2R isoform X2 → MTTIGSTSEPTEVSSVDVTTLLNAISTEENQFVNSTYSNEQKWSVPATIAKGCLLGSIIVTAVFGNLLVMVSVMRHRKLRIITNYFVVSLALADMLVAMFAMTFNASVQITGRWLFGYFMCDVWNSLDVYFSTSSILHLMCISVDRYWAIVKPLKYPIIMTRRLAAYMLLACWIMPAFISFMPIFMGWYTTAENSIHRRKHPELCEFKVNKVYAIFSSSISFWIPCTIMTLTYFAVFKEANRQEKQMHSRMGNVMLLSHRPSKDLNNLNGELNSAGSSKTLTLNEISTDHLHTPTKDKNIMKMKREHKAARTLGIIMGTFIICWLPFFLWYVITTLCGESCPCPDIVIALLFWIGYTNSALNPLIYAYFNRDFREAFKNTLQCAFCSLCRREPSDLEALDFRRPSLRYDLV, encoded by the exons ATGACGACGATTGGAAGCACCTCCGAGCCGACGGAGGTGTCCTCGGTAGACGTGACGACCCTGCTGAACGCCATCTCGACCGAGGAAAATCAATTCGTGAACAGTACCTACTCGAACGAGCAAAAGTGGTCGGTACCCGCGACTATCGCGAAAGGTTGCCTCCTAGGCTCCATCATAGTAACAGCCGTATTCGGCAACTTGCTGGTGATGGTGTCTGTGATGCGACACAGGAAGCTGCGCATCATTACCAACTATTTCGTCGTGTCGCTGGCCCTGGCCGACATGCTGGTCGCGATGTTCGCGATGACGTTCAACGCGAGTGTCCAGATAACCGGCAGGTGGCTGTTCGGTTACTTCATGTGCGACGTGTGGAATTCGCTGGACGTGTACTTCAGCACCAGTTCCATTCTTCATCTGATGTGTATTTCAGTGGATCGCTACTGGGCTATAGTAAAGCCGCTTAAATACCCTATAATCATGACCAGAAGGCTGGCAGCGTACATGCTGCTCGCCTGTTGGATCATGCCAGCTTTCATTTCATTCATGCCAATCTTTATGGGCTGGTATACCACAGCCGAAAACAGCATCCATAGGCGCAAGCATCCCGAACTCTGTGAGTTCAAAGTGAACAAGGTGTACGCGATATTCTCGTCCAGCATCTCGTTTTGGATACCCTGCACGATCATGACGCTCACGTACTTCGCGGTTTTCAAGGAGGCCAATAGGCAGGAGAAGCAGATGCACAGTAGAATGGGCAACGTGATGCTGCTTAGTCATAGGCCCAGCAAGGATCTGAATAACCTAAACGGAGAGCTGAACAGTGCTGGCTCCTCGAAGACTTTAACATTGAACGAGATCAGCACTGATCATTTGCACACGCCCACCAAGGACAAGAATATAATGAAGATGAAGAGAGAGCACAAGGCTGCGAGGACATTAGGCATCATCATGGGTACCTTCATAATCTGCTGGTTGCCGTTCTTCTTGTG GTATGTCATCACAACTCTCTGTGGTGAGTCTTGCCCGTGTCCCGACATCGTGATCGCGCTCCTATTCTGGATCGGGTACACGAATTCGGCGTTAAATCCGCTGATCTACGCGTACTTCAACCGCGACTTCCGAGAAGCCTTCAAGAACACGCTGCAGTGTGCTTTCTGCTCGCTCTGCAGACGAGAGCCGTCCGACCTCGAGGCGCTCGATTTCCGTCGGCCGTCCCTAAGGTACGATCTGGTCTGA